The following are from one region of the Cytobacillus firmus genome:
- the uvrA gene encoding excinuclease ABC subunit UvrA, with the protein MAMDKLIVKGARAHNLKNIDVTIPRDKLVVLTGLSGSGKSSLAFDTIYAEGQRRYVESLSAYARQFLGQMDKPDVDAIEGLSPAISIDQKTTSRNPRSTVGTVTEIYDYLRLLFARVGRPTCPIHNIEISSQTIEQMVDRIMEYPERTKLQVMAPLVSGRKGTHVKVFEDVKKQGFVRVRVDGEMMDLGEEIELEKNKKHSIEVVIDRIVVKEGVAPRLADSLETALNLGNGKVLVDVIGEEELLFSENHACPQCGFSIGELEPRMFSFNSPFGACSECDGLGSKLEVDVDLVIPNKDLSLKQNAIAPWEPTSSQYYPQLLEAVCNHYGIDMDMPVKDMPEHLLDKVLYGSAKDSIYFRYENDFGQVRENYIRFEGVIRNVERRYKETSSDYIREQMEKYMAQHPCPSCKGYRLKPETLAVLVSGKHIGHVTEYSIEEAFSFFEDLTLSEKEMKIANLIFREIKERLGFLLNVGLDYLTLSRAAGTLSGGEAQRIRLATQIGSRLTGVLYILDEPSIGLHQRDNDRLIDTLKNMRDIGNTLIVVEHDEDTMVAADYLIDVGPGAGVHGGQIVSAGTPQEVMDDPNSLTGQYLSGKKFIPLPIERRKNDGRFIEIKGAKENNLKNVNAKFPLGTFISVTGVSGSGKSTLINEILHKGLAQKLHRAKAKPGEHKEIKGIDHLDKVIDIDQSPIGRTPRSNPATYTGVFDDIRDVFASTNEAKVRGYKKGRFSFNVKGGRCEACRGDGIIKIEMHFLPDVYVPCEVCHGKRYNRETLEVKYKGKNISEILDMTVEDALEFFENIPKIRRKLQTIYDVGLGYITLGQPATTLSGGEAQRVKLASELHRRSTGRSLYILDEPTTGLHVDDISRLLVVLQRLVENGDTVLVIEHNLDVIKAADYIVDLGPEGGDKGGTILAAGTPEKIAEVPESYTGKYLKPILERDRQRMKQQIKEKEGVTNA; encoded by the coding sequence ATGGCGATGGATAAACTGATTGTAAAGGGTGCCAGAGCCCATAATCTGAAAAATATAGATGTCACCATTCCAAGAGATAAGCTTGTCGTCCTGACCGGACTTTCAGGTTCAGGTAAGTCCTCTCTGGCCTTTGATACGATTTATGCAGAAGGGCAGCGCCGCTATGTGGAATCATTATCTGCTTACGCGCGGCAATTCCTCGGCCAGATGGATAAGCCTGATGTGGATGCGATTGAAGGCCTGTCACCTGCCATTTCAATTGACCAAAAAACGACTAGCCGAAATCCTCGTTCCACAGTGGGAACAGTGACAGAAATTTATGATTATCTGAGATTATTATTTGCACGGGTGGGACGTCCCACCTGTCCGATTCACAATATTGAAATCTCCTCACAGACCATTGAGCAAATGGTTGACCGGATTATGGAATATCCTGAGAGGACAAAGCTCCAGGTTATGGCTCCCCTTGTTTCCGGCCGAAAAGGGACCCATGTAAAAGTGTTCGAGGATGTGAAAAAGCAGGGATTCGTCCGTGTACGTGTCGATGGAGAAATGATGGATCTCGGTGAAGAGATTGAGCTGGAAAAAAACAAAAAGCATTCTATAGAAGTAGTAATCGACCGGATCGTCGTAAAAGAAGGCGTAGCGCCAAGGCTTGCAGATTCATTGGAAACTGCTTTGAATCTGGGCAATGGCAAGGTGCTTGTGGACGTCATTGGGGAAGAAGAACTGTTATTCAGCGAGAACCATGCCTGCCCTCAATGCGGATTCTCAATCGGTGAGCTTGAACCAAGAATGTTCTCATTTAATAGTCCATTTGGTGCCTGTTCGGAATGTGATGGATTAGGCTCTAAGCTTGAGGTTGATGTTGATCTGGTCATACCCAATAAGGATCTTTCATTAAAACAGAATGCCATTGCGCCATGGGAACCGACAAGCTCTCAATATTATCCTCAGCTGCTTGAGGCCGTCTGCAATCATTATGGGATTGATATGGATATGCCGGTGAAGGATATGCCGGAACACTTGCTTGATAAAGTTTTATATGGATCCGCCAAGGACAGCATCTATTTCCGATATGAAAACGACTTTGGCCAGGTTAGGGAAAATTATATTCGTTTTGAAGGTGTCATCCGCAATGTGGAGCGCCGCTATAAAGAAACAAGCTCTGATTATATCCGGGAGCAAATGGAGAAATACATGGCCCAGCACCCATGTCCTTCCTGCAAGGGCTACCGTCTGAAGCCGGAAACACTTGCTGTGCTTGTATCCGGAAAGCATATTGGTCATGTAACAGAATATTCGATTGAGGAAGCATTCAGCTTCTTTGAGGATCTGACACTGTCTGAAAAAGAAATGAAGATTGCCAATCTTATTTTCCGTGAGATTAAGGAAAGGCTGGGTTTCCTCCTCAATGTCGGTCTGGATTACCTGACATTAAGCAGAGCAGCGGGAACTTTATCCGGCGGTGAAGCCCAGCGTATTCGCCTGGCCACACAAATCGGATCGCGACTGACAGGTGTACTCTACATTCTGGATGAGCCTTCCATTGGCCTGCATCAGCGGGATAATGACCGTTTGATTGATACGCTCAAAAATATGCGTGATATCGGCAACACCCTGATCGTAGTAGAGCACGATGAAGATACAATGGTGGCTGCCGACTATTTAATTGATGTGGGTCCGGGAGCAGGTGTTCATGGAGGGCAGATCGTCTCAGCGGGTACGCCTCAGGAGGTAATGGACGATCCAAACTCCCTGACAGGTCAATATCTGTCAGGCAAGAAATTCATTCCGCTTCCAATTGAGCGCCGCAAGAACGATGGACGCTTTATCGAAATTAAAGGGGCTAAAGAAAACAATCTTAAAAATGTGAATGCTAAGTTCCCGCTCGGCACCTTTATTTCTGTTACGGGTGTATCCGGTTCAGGAAAAAGTACGTTAATCAATGAGATTCTTCATAAAGGGCTTGCCCAGAAGCTTCATAGAGCCAAAGCGAAGCCTGGTGAGCATAAGGAGATAAAAGGTATTGATCACCTGGATAAAGTCATTGATATTGACCAGTCTCCAATCGGGCGTACACCCCGTTCCAACCCGGCAACCTATACTGGCGTGTTTGACGATATTCGCGATGTATTTGCGTCAACCAATGAAGCAAAAGTGCGGGGCTATAAAAAGGGGCGCTTCAGCTTTAATGTAAAAGGCGGACGATGTGAAGCATGCCGCGGAGACGGAATCATTAAGATTGAAATGCACTTCCTGCCTGATGTGTATGTGCCATGTGAAGTCTGTCATGGCAAGCGCTATAACAGGGAAACACTTGAAGTTAAATACAAAGGGAAGAATATTTCCGAGATTCTTGATATGACAGTGGAAGATGCACTGGAGTTTTTCGAAAATATTCCGAAGATCCGCCGCAAGCTGCAGACGATTTATGATGTTGGCCTGGGCTACATCACATTGGGGCAGCCTGCGACCACATTGTCCGGCGGTGAAGCGCAGCGTGTCAAGCTCGCTTCCGAATTGCACCGCCGTTCAACGGGCCGCTCCCTATATATTCTTGATGAACCGACAACAGGTCTTCATGTTGATGATATCTCCAGACTGCTTGTGGTTCTTCAGCGTCTGGTTGAGAATGGGGATACTGTCCTGGTTATCGAGCATAATCTCGATGTCATCAAGGCAGCCGACTATATCGTCGACCTAGGGCCAGAGGGCGGAGATAAGGGCGGCACCATTTTAGCCGCAGGTACCCCGGAGAAAATTGCGGAAGTTCCGGAATCCTATACAGGCAAATATCTTAAGCCGATCTTGGAAAGAGACCGTCAGAGAATGAAACAGCAAATTAAAGAAAAAGAGGGCGTGACAAACGCTTAA
- a CDS encoding M20 family metallopeptidase has translation MTAPVKALSELKEAIRKNVDDNKELYLSASHQIHANPEIGNEEFFASGLLSGILEKEGFEVERAVAGHETAFLARKKSDKPGPSIAFLAEYDALPGLGHGCGHNIIGTTSVAAAIALSKVIDETGGEAVVLGTPAEEGGPNGSAKGSFVKHGLLDGIDAALMVHPSNHTRLTSSSLAVDPLDFEFIGKPAHAAASPEEGINALDAVIQLFNGINALRQQLKDDVRIHGIITHGGDAPNIIPEYAKARFFIRASTRTSLNEVTRKVKAVAEAAALATGAKLNVIAFQNEVDNLLLNKTYDQVFKEVIEDLGETVVEGDRDGIGSTDAGNISQVVPAIHPYIKIGADDLVAHTVPFREAAASAKGDEALLTGAKGLALTAFQLITEPELLKSIKQEFLERKAAE, from the coding sequence ATGACGGCACCTGTAAAAGCACTATCCGAACTGAAAGAAGCGATCAGGAAGAATGTTGATGATAACAAGGAACTTTACCTTTCTGCAAGCCACCAGATCCATGCAAACCCGGAAATAGGAAATGAGGAGTTTTTTGCCTCAGGCTTGCTTTCAGGCATTCTTGAGAAGGAAGGGTTTGAAGTAGAGCGGGCAGTGGCCGGGCATGAAACAGCTTTCCTGGCCCGGAAAAAATCCGATAAACCGGGGCCGTCCATTGCATTCCTTGCAGAATATGATGCTCTTCCCGGATTGGGCCATGGATGCGGCCACAATATCATAGGTACGACAAGTGTGGCAGCAGCCATTGCATTGAGCAAGGTTATTGATGAGACCGGAGGAGAAGCAGTAGTGCTTGGAACCCCGGCAGAAGAAGGCGGGCCAAATGGAAGTGCAAAAGGAAGCTTTGTGAAGCATGGCTTGCTTGATGGCATTGATGCCGCCCTCATGGTTCATCCGTCAAACCATACCCGTCTGACCAGTTCATCATTGGCAGTTGATCCGCTTGACTTCGAATTTATCGGAAAGCCTGCCCATGCGGCAGCTTCACCAGAGGAAGGAATCAACGCACTTGATGCAGTTATTCAGCTGTTTAACGGAATAAATGCTCTCCGTCAGCAATTGAAGGATGATGTGAGGATCCATGGAATTATTACTCATGGCGGCGATGCTCCAAATATTATCCCTGAGTATGCAAAAGCCAGATTCTTCATCCGTGCTTCAACCAGAACAAGTTTAAATGAGGTAACACGGAAGGTTAAAGCTGTCGCAGAAGCCGCCGCACTGGCAACAGGAGCAAAGCTGAATGTGATTGCTTTTCAAAACGAAGTAGATAACCTGCTGTTAAACAAGACATATGACCAGGTGTTTAAAGAAGTAATTGAAGACTTGGGAGAAACCGTAGTGGAAGGAGACCGGGATGGAATCGGTTCGACAGATGCCGGCAACATCAGCCAGGTGGTGCCAGCCATTCACCCTTATATTAAAATTGGTGCGGATGATCTCGTTGCTCATACTGTTCCGTTCCGGGAAGCAGCCGCATCTGCAAAAGGAGATGAAGCGTTGCTTACGGGAGCGAAAGGACTGGCACTCACTGCCTTCCAGCTGATAACGGAACCGGAACTGCTTAAATCCATTAAACAGGAATTTCTAGAACGAAAAGCTGCTGAATAA
- a CDS encoding alpha/beta-type small acid-soluble spore protein: MARRKRRPLVPESRGALDQLKNQVMANQGYHVDRENPHAVKYEIAEEAGVPLKQGYNGRLTSKQAGTVGGKIGGSMVKELIRIAQERMKEQ; this comes from the coding sequence ATGGCCAGAAGAAAGAGACGCCCGCTAGTACCGGAATCAAGAGGTGCATTGGACCAGCTGAAAAATCAGGTAATGGCGAACCAGGGATATCATGTTGACAGAGAAAATCCTCACGCAGTGAAATATGAAATTGCTGAGGAGGCAGGTGTGCCTTTGAAGCAAGGCTATAATGGCCGGCTTACATCCAAACAGGCAGGAACTGTTGGAGGAAAGATTGGCGGCAGCATGGTGAAGGAACTTATCCGGATAGCACAGGAACGGATGAAGGAACAGTAG
- a CDS encoding DUF2198 family protein: MGLKYLSALLLPGLLVLFFTRVSYNRVIGLVLTVGLIAASVYKGYTNSFALIVIDAFSLTVGFWYAQKLKPKIKPSAE; the protein is encoded by the coding sequence ATGGGATTAAAATACTTGTCAGCGCTTCTGCTTCCTGGACTGCTGGTATTGTTTTTTACAAGAGTCAGCTATAATCGTGTAATCGGGCTGGTGCTGACGGTGGGACTTATTGCTGCTTCTGTATATAAAGGCTACACCAATTCATTTGCCCTAATCGTTATAGACGCATTTTCACTGACTGTCGGGTTTTGGTATGCCCAAAAATTAAAGCCGAAAATAAAGCCAAGTGCGGAATAA
- a CDS encoding DUF4870 domain-containing protein, with translation METRKVLSALSYFSIMFAGFIFPLIVFFASEDREVKRHAKSAFLSHLIPLIPVPFIVFAAVTQFTVNDQEIPVFFLAAVGITIILLLIVFIWNIIKGVKVLIQE, from the coding sequence TTGGAAACAAGAAAGGTTCTGTCTGCTTTAAGCTATTTTAGCATTATGTTCGCTGGATTTATTTTTCCGCTTATTGTATTTTTCGCTTCAGAGGACAGGGAAGTGAAGCGTCATGCGAAGAGTGCATTCTTATCACATTTGATCCCGCTAATTCCTGTTCCATTCATTGTTTTTGCAGCGGTTACTCAGTTTACAGTTAATGATCAGGAAATTCCGGTATTTTTTCTTGCAGCTGTCGGCATCACAATCATTCTGCTATTAATTGTATTTATATGGAATATCATTAAAGGGGTAAAAGTCCTGATACAGGAATAG
- a CDS encoding PspC domain-containing protein, whose amino-acid sequence MNKLIRSRSNRKLAGVLGGLSKSIGIDATILRVIFIVLLFTTGVFPMALVYALLVFVLPNEEVL is encoded by the coding sequence ATGAACAAATTAATTCGCTCCCGCAGCAACCGGAAGTTAGCGGGAGTATTGGGCGGCTTATCAAAATCGATCGGGATAGACGCTACCATACTCAGGGTCATTTTCATTGTTTTATTATTTACAACAGGTGTTTTCCCAATGGCACTCGTTTATGCTCTGCTTGTGTTTGTGCTTCCTAATGAAGAGGTGCTGTAG
- a CDS encoding transposase: MAKKGQTFNSYSEEFKHNAVMKYVNGSKSYKVLAEELGIRNCSQLKVWVKKWKAGVPFNERKGISNPLKGRPRTKFKSVEEERDYLKAQVEFLKKQYPNLVKEEETYPEE; this comes from the coding sequence ATGGCAAAGAAAGGACAAACTTTTAATAGCTATTCGGAGGAGTTTAAACATAATGCCGTCATGAAATACGTGAATGGGTCTAAGAGTTATAAAGTACTGGCAGAAGAATTGGGAATCCGTAACTGCAGCCAGCTTAAAGTGTGGGTTAAGAAATGGAAAGCTGGAGTACCGTTTAATGAGCGTAAAGGAATCTCTAACCCTTTAAAAGGCAGGCCTAGGACTAAATTCAAGTCGGTTGAAGAGGAAAGAGATTATTTAAAAGCACAGGTTGAATTTCTAAAAAAGCAGTATCCAAATCTGGTAAAGGAGGAGGAAACATACCCAGAAGAATAA
- the uvrB gene encoding excinuclease ABC subunit UvrB: MKDQFELVSKYSPQGDQPGAIKEIVKGINSGKKHQTLLGATGTGKTFTISNVIKEVNKPTLVIAHNKTLAGQLYSEFKDFFPNNAVEYFVSYYDYYQPEAYVPSTDTFIEKDASINDEIDKLRHSATSSLFERNDVIIIASVSCIYGLGSPEEYREMVLSLRTGMEIERNQLLHRLVDIQYERNDIDFQRGTFRVRGDVVEIFPASRDEHCIRVEFFGDEIDRIREVDALTGEIMGEREHVAIFPASHFVTREEKLRIAIQNIEKELEVRLAELRENDKLLEAQRLEQRTRYDLEMMREMGFCSGIENYSRHLTLRPPGSTPYTLLDYFPEDFLIVIDESHVTLPQIRGMFNGDQARKSVLVDHGFRLPSAMDNRPLTFTEFEKHVKQAVFVSATPGPYELEHTPEMIEQIIRPTGLLDPTIDIRPIEGQIDDLIGEIQDRVEKNERVLVTTLTKKMSEDLTDYLKEIGIKVQYLHSEVKTLERIEIIRELRLGKYDVLVGINLLREGLDIPEVSLVTILDADKEGFLRSERSLIQTMGRAARNANGHVIMYADRITDSMEKAISETKRRRSIQEEYNEKHGITPMTIQKDIRDSIRATHAAEEQEEYQPSAKLGKLNKKEREKLIGDMEKEMKEAAKSLNFERAAELRDLILELKAEG; this comes from the coding sequence GTGAAGGATCAATTTGAATTAGTCTCAAAATATTCCCCGCAGGGCGACCAGCCGGGGGCAATCAAAGAAATAGTGAAGGGAATCAATTCCGGCAAGAAACACCAGACACTTCTGGGTGCGACAGGAACGGGTAAGACCTTCACGATTTCGAATGTCATAAAAGAAGTAAACAAGCCAACGCTTGTTATTGCACATAATAAAACACTTGCAGGTCAGCTATACAGTGAATTCAAGGACTTTTTTCCAAACAACGCGGTTGAGTATTTTGTCAGCTATTATGACTATTATCAGCCTGAGGCGTATGTGCCTTCGACAGATACTTTTATTGAAAAAGATGCAAGCATCAATGACGAAATTGATAAGCTTCGCCACTCGGCTACTTCCTCCCTGTTTGAGAGGAATGATGTCATTATTATTGCCAGTGTCTCCTGCATATATGGTTTGGGATCGCCTGAAGAATACCGAGAAATGGTGCTGTCCTTAAGAACCGGAATGGAGATTGAGAGGAACCAGCTTCTTCACAGGCTCGTTGACATCCAGTACGAGCGCAATGATATCGACTTCCAGCGCGGTACCTTCCGTGTACGCGGAGATGTTGTCGAGATTTTCCCGGCATCACGGGATGAGCATTGTATCCGTGTAGAATTTTTCGGAGACGAAATAGACCGGATCCGTGAAGTGGATGCCCTAACAGGTGAAATAATGGGTGAACGTGAGCATGTGGCGATTTTCCCGGCATCCCACTTCGTAACGCGTGAAGAGAAACTGCGAATCGCCATCCAGAACATTGAAAAAGAACTGGAAGTGCGCCTGGCTGAATTAAGAGAAAACGATAAGCTTCTTGAAGCCCAGCGCCTCGAGCAGCGGACCCGCTATGACCTTGAAATGATGAGGGAGATGGGTTTTTGTTCCGGCATTGAAAACTACTCCCGTCATCTTACGTTAAGGCCTCCTGGTTCAACACCATATACCCTTCTGGATTACTTTCCGGAAGACTTCCTGATTGTGATTGATGAATCGCACGTAACTCTGCCGCAAATCCGCGGTATGTTCAATGGTGACCAGGCAAGGAAATCTGTGCTTGTGGACCATGGTTTCCGTTTGCCTTCAGCGATGGATAACAGGCCGCTTACGTTTACCGAATTCGAAAAGCATGTGAAGCAGGCTGTCTTTGTTTCGGCAACACCCGGCCCTTATGAGCTTGAGCATACACCGGAAATGATTGAGCAGATCATCCGCCCAACCGGCTTGCTTGATCCTACAATTGATATCCGTCCAATCGAAGGTCAAATTGATGACCTCATTGGCGAAATCCAGGATCGTGTTGAGAAAAACGAACGTGTGCTTGTCACCACTTTAACGAAGAAAATGTCTGAGGATTTAACAGACTACTTAAAGGAAATCGGCATTAAAGTTCAGTACCTGCACTCAGAGGTAAAAACGCTTGAGCGGATTGAGATTATCCGGGAGCTTCGTCTTGGCAAGTACGATGTGCTGGTCGGGATCAACCTTCTGCGGGAGGGATTGGATATTCCTGAAGTATCCCTTGTTACCATACTTGACGCTGATAAAGAAGGCTTCCTCCGTTCGGAACGTTCACTCATCCAGACGATGGGGCGTGCAGCACGTAATGCAAACGGCCATGTCATCATGTATGCAGACCGGATTACGGACAGCATGGAGAAAGCCATCAGTGAAACAAAGCGCCGCCGTTCCATCCAGGAAGAGTACAATGAGAAGCATGGCATCACGCCAATGACTATTCAGAAGGATATTCGCGATTCGATCCGTGCAACCCATGCGGCAGAAGAGCAGGAAGAATACCAGCCGTCAGCAAAGCTCGGCAAGCTGAACAAGAAAGAGCGAGAGAAGCTGATCGGCGATATGGAAAAAGAAATGAAGGAAGCGGCAAAATCCCTCAACTTCGAAAGGGCAGCCGAGCTTCGTGATTTAATATTAGAGCTGAAAGCGGAAGGATGA
- a CDS encoding phage holin family protein yields the protein MRWILGILINAVLFVAIAGFFKDSFYLSGFGAAVGASFMLSILNILVKPILIILTLPVTVLTLGLFLFVINAVTLMITDGFMGDSFEIAGFGTAILVSVIMSIVNLIIQKAILEPAREK from the coding sequence ATGAGATGGATCCTGGGAATATTGATAAATGCGGTCCTGTTTGTAGCGATCGCAGGTTTTTTTAAGGATTCGTTTTACTTGTCGGGATTTGGGGCTGCCGTTGGTGCCAGCTTCATGCTTTCCATCCTGAACATTCTTGTGAAGCCAATCCTGATTATTTTAACTCTGCCCGTTACTGTTTTAACGCTCGGCTTGTTTCTGTTCGTCATCAATGCTGTCACGCTTATGATAACGGATGGATTTATGGGTGATTCATTTGAAATTGCCGGGTTTGGCACAGCGATTCTTGTATCGGTGATTATGTCAATCGTTAACCTGATCATTCAAAAAGCAATCCTGGAACCGGCGAGGGAAAAGTAA
- a CDS encoding DUF4097 family beta strand repeat-containing protein encodes MKEERKRILKMVEDGKLTVDEALTLLEQLEQTNQTMEQKQEDLIKELSAEVKFEEAKKGEPYSSKHQSAKEKIIDFVDSAFKKVKDLDLDFNFGKSVEISHIFQHADAYLKDLDIDVANGTVKVIPWDQSDVRVECKAKVYRVDNQDEARRNFLKDVIFAIEGQRLRFSTQQKWMKLEAVIYIPKSEYENVKIRMFNGPIESQNLSVENFKAKTANGKITVSDLNSRNVEAETANGQITIQKSRIDHVEAETLNGAILADGDFKKAELQSFNGNVTCRAENERCEWIEAKAATGSIDLFVPDFAAVSGELRTNLGSFHPDIEGIEVIEEKSEVIQKMMRFKSVKESGSGLKLRADSKTGAITIKRTTAW; translated from the coding sequence ATGAAAGAGGAACGCAAACGTATTTTGAAAATGGTCGAGGATGGAAAGCTTACAGTTGATGAAGCTTTAACTCTGCTGGAACAGCTTGAACAAACAAATCAGACGATGGAGCAGAAGCAGGAGGACTTAATTAAGGAGCTATCTGCTGAGGTTAAGTTTGAAGAAGCTAAAAAAGGCGAGCCATATAGCTCAAAGCATCAAAGTGCCAAGGAAAAGATCATTGATTTTGTAGATTCAGCATTTAAGAAAGTGAAGGATCTGGATCTAGATTTTAATTTTGGGAAAAGTGTTGAAATCTCTCATATATTTCAGCATGCAGACGCATACTTAAAAGATCTGGACATTGATGTTGCCAATGGAACAGTTAAGGTAATTCCGTGGGATCAAAGTGATGTGCGTGTTGAATGCAAAGCCAAGGTCTATCGTGTGGATAATCAGGATGAAGCCCGCAGGAATTTTTTGAAGGATGTTATTTTTGCCATTGAAGGGCAGAGGCTGAGATTTTCGACTCAGCAAAAATGGATGAAGCTTGAAGCAGTCATCTATATTCCAAAGTCGGAATATGAAAATGTGAAAATCCGCATGTTTAATGGGCCGATTGAAAGCCAAAACTTATCAGTGGAAAACTTTAAAGCGAAAACAGCTAATGGAAAAATAACGGTTAGTGATTTGAACAGCCGTAATGTGGAGGCTGAAACAGCCAACGGGCAGATTACCATTCAAAAAAGCCGGATCGATCATGTGGAAGCCGAAACGTTAAATGGTGCCATTCTGGCTGATGGCGACTTCAAAAAAGCTGAACTGCAATCCTTTAATGGAAATGTAACATGCAGGGCAGAAAATGAGCGCTGCGAATGGATCGAAGCGAAGGCGGCGACGGGCAGCATTGATCTGTTTGTTCCGGATTTCGCTGCTGTCAGCGGAGAGCTGCGCACCAATCTGGGCAGTTTTCATCCTGACATTGAGGGTATTGAAGTAATAGAAGAAAAGAGCGAAGTGATTCAGAAAATGATGCGTTTTAAATCTGTGAAAGAAAGCGGCAGCGGGCTTAAGCTGCGGGCTGACTCCAAAACAGGTGCCATCACAATTAAGCGGACAACAGCCTGGTAA
- a CDS encoding DUF459 domain-containing protein: MKNKIYLLAGIILLGIGVYLSITFLGDEKKAESSQTIVAFGDSLTYGYGDETEEGYIGRLQSKLDKEYQDKNYRITNHGVYGYKSSDVLQQMLKPKVAEDIKNADMFIVYIGTNDLLKSNGGDLYPLHHENLVEAKDIYEDKLNGILETLETANSDAPVILIGLYNPYPDGDQIEKYIDHWNKSIRKKAEEDKHITYISTNELFKGKNKKQYFADSLHPNGKGYELIADKIIDNYSF; the protein is encoded by the coding sequence ATGAAAAATAAAATCTACCTTTTAGCAGGCATTATTCTGTTAGGGATCGGCGTCTATCTTTCCATCACATTCCTTGGAGATGAGAAAAAAGCGGAAAGCAGCCAAACGATTGTTGCTTTTGGGGATTCACTTACCTATGGATATGGTGATGAAACGGAAGAGGGGTATATTGGGAGGCTGCAGAGCAAACTGGATAAGGAATATCAGGATAAAAATTACCGCATAACAAATCATGGAGTGTATGGCTATAAATCTTCTGATGTTCTCCAGCAAATGCTCAAACCGAAAGTGGCAGAGGATATCAAAAATGCAGATATGTTTATTGTATATATAGGCACAAACGATTTGCTGAAAAGCAATGGCGGGGATCTGTATCCGCTCCATCACGAAAATCTTGTTGAAGCTAAAGACATATATGAAGATAAACTGAATGGCATACTGGAAACACTGGAAACCGCCAACAGTGATGCACCTGTTATCCTGATTGGACTATACAATCCTTACCCTGACGGCGACCAAATTGAAAAATATATTGACCATTGGAACAAATCCATCAGAAAGAAAGCAGAAGAAGATAAACATATCACCTACATTTCCACCAATGAACTGTTCAAGGGAAAAAACAAAAAACAATACTTCGCTGATTCCCTTCATCCAAACGGAAAGGGATATGAGCTGATTGCTGATAAAATTATAGATAATTACTCATTTTAA
- a CDS encoding IS3 family transposase, whose product MSKKAVSKSGKGGGNIPRRIKYELVDELRGTYPVSWLLEIAYIKPASYYKWRKTNGKREEKAKDEQDIREHILGIHFMHPEFGRPRMTDELNENGYLINHKKVYRLMTEMGIQSVIRKKRKWHGRSPSIIFPNRLKRNFRAAGPNQKMVTDITYVSVGEEFYYLSVIQDLFNNEIVSWELSKRNDLELVLNTVEKWTKKKDVAEAVLHSDQGFQYTSKLYSSRLEDYGIKGSHSRKGNCLDNACVESFFSHLKTEKLYINKCNSGEELEQALEDYIYHYNYKRRQKKLKKRAPIEYRHALTA is encoded by the coding sequence ATTTCTAAAAAAGCAGTATCCAAATCTGGTAAAGGAGGAGGAAACATACCCAGAAGAATAAAGTATGAACTGGTTGATGAGTTAAGGGGGACCTATCCGGTCTCCTGGCTGCTTGAGATTGCCTATATCAAACCGGCTAGCTATTACAAATGGAGAAAAACGAATGGTAAACGGGAAGAGAAGGCTAAGGATGAACAAGATATTCGAGAGCACATTTTGGGGATTCATTTCATGCATCCTGAATTTGGCCGGCCTCGTATGACAGATGAATTAAATGAAAATGGGTATTTAATCAACCACAAGAAGGTCTACAGACTGATGACGGAAATGGGCATACAATCAGTCATCCGAAAGAAGAGAAAATGGCACGGTCGCAGTCCTTCTATTATCTTCCCTAATCGCCTTAAAAGGAATTTCAGGGCTGCAGGACCTAATCAAAAGATGGTAACGGATATAACATATGTGTCTGTTGGAGAAGAATTTTATTATTTATCGGTCATACAGGATCTCTTTAATAACGAAATAGTAAGTTGGGAGCTATCTAAGAGAAATGATCTGGAACTTGTGTTAAATACAGTAGAAAAATGGACAAAGAAAAAAGACGTAGCTGAAGCCGTTCTCCATTCAGATCAAGGCTTCCAGTATACGTCAAAGCTATACAGCAGCCGATTAGAGGATTACGGCATCAAGGGCAGCCACTCTCGAAAAGGAAACTGCCTTGACAATGCCTGTGTAGAATCGTTCTTCTCACATCTCAAAACCGAGAAGCTGTATATAAATAAGTGTAATTCAGGAGAAGAACTAGAACAAGCTCTTGAGGACTACATCTACCATTACAATTACAAACGAAGACAAAAGAAACTAAAGAAACGCGCGCCGATAGAATATCGACACGCGCTCACTGCTTAG